TCGCCGCCGCCATCTGGTGACGAATACTTCCACCCGGACACGGGATCCCGTGTCCACCCTTCCCATCGCCAACCTGAACACTGCTCACCATGTCCACCAGCACTGACGCGGCAAGCGGCCACTCCTCCGACTCGGCAGAAGAGGTGAGCACCGAAGAGCGGTTCGAGCCGACCACCTCGACGCCCTCCGGACGCTTCGCCCGGGCAGCGGTGCTGGTGGCGGTGTTCATCTGCGCCGCCTGCGGTCTGGTGTACGAGCTCGCCCTGGTCGCGCTCGGCAGTTACCTGATCGGCGACACCGTCGGGCAGGCCTCGATCGTGCTGTCGCTGATGGTGTTCGCGATGGGGATCGGGGCGCTGGCCGCCAAACCCCTCCAGCGGTGGGCGGCCACCGCATTCGCCATCGTCGAGATCCTGCTGGCCCTGCTGGGCGGCCTCAGCGTGCTGGGACTCTACGCCGCGTTCGCCTGGTTGAGCCTGTACATGCCGGCGCTGATCGCCACGACACTGGTCCTGGGCACCCTGATCGGTGCCGAGATTCCGCTGCTGATGGTGCTGTTGCAGCGAATTCGGCAGCAAGAGGCGGGCTCCGCCGTCGCCGATCTGTTCGCCGCCGATTACGTCGGTGCGCTGATCGGCGGACTGGCATTTCCGTTCCTGCTGTTGCCGTGGTTCGGTCAGATCCAGGGGGCGCTGCTGGTCGGCATGCTCAACGCCGCCGCCGGCCTCGGTCTGGTGATCACGGTCTACCGACGCGAACTGACCAAGCGGGCCACGCTGTTGCTCGTCGTGGCCGCACTCCTGGCAGGAGGGACTCTGGGCGGGGCCTATGCATTCGCGGACACATTCGAGATGACCGCACGGCAGGCGTTGTACTCCGACCCCGTCGTGCACGCGCAACGCACCCAATACCAGGAAGTCGTGCTCACGCGGTCGACCTCGTTGTCGGGCAGGTCGGATACCCGGCTGTTTCTCAACGGGGATCTGCAGTTCAGCTCCGTGGACGAGCACCGCTACCACGAGGCGCTGGTACATCCGGCGATGGCAGGCGAGCACTCACGGGTGCTGATCCTCGGCGGCGGCGACGGGCTCGCCCTGCGCGAGGTTCTGCGGTATCCCGACGTCGAGCAGGTCACGCTGGTCGAGATGGACCCGGCGGTGCTGGAACTCGCCCGCACGGATCCGCGGTTGACCACGCTGAACAAGCATGCTTTCGAGGATCCGCGGGTGACGGCGATCGCGGCGGATGCGTTCAGCTGGCTGCGGGACAACGAGCAACGCTACGACGTCGTGCTGGTCGACATGCCCGATCCGGACTCGACCGCGACGGCCAAGCTGTACTCGGCGGAGTTCTACGCCCTGCTACGCCACGCGATGGCCGACGGAGCACGAGTCACCGTGCAGTCGGGCTCACCCTATTTCGCACCGAAGGCCTTCTGGTGCATCGAGACGACGATGCGCCGCTCGGGTCTGGCCACGGTGCCGTATTCGGTATCGGTGCCCAGCTTCGGGCAGTGGGGCTTTCAGCTGGCCCGGAAGGGCACGTCACCTCCCGCGTTGCGGCTGCCGACGAACGCGCCCCCGTTGCGCTCGTTGGATCCGGCCACCCTGCGAGCGGCGACGATATTTCCACCGGACCGGGACCGGATCCCGGGGCTGGAGGTCTCCACCCTCATGCACCCGACGATCCTGGAATACTCCCGGGGCGCATGGCAGAACTACTGAGCCACGTCCAGCACCGGTGGACGTGGCTCCGGCGAACGCGGTTTTTGCAGTTTCGCGCGAAACTGCAAAAACCACCGCAGTGTCAGGGGCCGAACCACCGTTCCTCGATGGAGCGGGGTGGTGCCGCTGTCGACCCCGTCACCAGCTGTGTCTCCAGCCGAACCTCCCGCGGACGTCCCGGCTCGCCGGTGTCCAGCAGGAGCCGCCCGGCTGCCCGTCCCTTCTCCAGCACCGGCTGGCGCACCGTGGTCAACCCGGCCCGTTCGGCATCCACGATGCCGTCGAAGCCGGTGACCGTCAGGTCCTCGGGGACTCGGCTTCCCCGATTTCGGGCCGCGTTCAACGCACCCAGCGCCAGGATGTCCGAGGTGCATATGATCGCCGTGACCTCCGGGGTGCTCTCCAGAAGCTGGCTTGCGGCCGACTCGCCCGACGAGACCGTGTGGTCGAAACGTTCGATGACGGGCACCTGCTCCCAGTCCACCCCGACTTCGCGGAAAGCTTCGGCCAGCGCGGCCAACCGTCTCCGCTGGACATGGAAGCTCGCGTTTTCCTGCCGCTGCGTCGAGGCGGGCCCGTCATTACGCGCACGGGCCAGCCGCATACACAGCACTCCGATCTTGCGATGCCCGAGTTCGATCAGGTGCTCGGCCATGAGCTTGATGGCATGCGCGTCGTCGATACCGACGCGGTCGAGATTGTCGATACTCGGCTGGTCGCACACCACCACCGGCACCGGGCGTTCCATCACCGCTGCCAGGTGTGGATCGTCATCGGGGACCGAATAGACGACGAAACCATCGACACCCGCGCGGTGCACCGAGGCCACTTCCTCACGTTCCGGATTCGCCGGAACGAGTAACAAACCACTGCCCGCGTCCTCACAGGCCAGTGAAAGCCCTTCCAGAAAGCCCAGCGCGGCGGGATCGCGGAACGCATAGGAGAGGTTCTCCGTGAGCAGGAGACCGACAGCCCCTGCCTTGCGCGTCCGCAGGGACCGCGCCACCGGGTCAGGACCCGGATACCCGAGTCTGCGGGCCGTATCGAGCACCCGCTTGCGCAGCTCGGGGGAGAGCTGATCCGGCCGGTTGTATGCATTCGACACCGTCGTCCGGGAAACCCCCAGCTCCGCTGCGAGCGAAGCGAGGGTCGCGGGTCGCCGCGCGTTCATTGACCGCACCATGCAGGAACCGTAACGGTTCAGAAGGCCCGGGTGAAGGATGAATGACACAGATCCCATGCTCGACCGCAAGAGTGGCCGTCCACGACCGAGGCGAATGGCCCGGTACTTACCCGAAAGTACCACCCGGCCCGGCGGTCCTGTTTCTCACGGGACAACCGGCACGCCCGTCCCGGTTCGGCCGATCTCACCACCGCCTGCGTTCTCCCGGTACGGACGGGGTGCACAGCGCACGTCGTGGGCCGTACTGCCGGAGCCTCTAACTCGATCGGGTGGAAAACCGGTACGTTCGGCGCGTAGACTCCAATCGACAATGATTACCATTACCGATCAGCGCCCGCCTTCGCCCGGCGCGATCCTCCCGATGAGGAGTACACGTGAACACCGTCCGTAATCGGCGCGTTCGCCGCAGCAGAGGTGCTGCCGTGCTGGCCGGGCTCACCGCAGTGGCCCTGGTGATGACCGCATGCGGTACGGGCGAAGCCCCGGAGATGTCCCGGGGCGCCGAAGAGGAGCTGACGGTGGTCACTTCCACGAGCATGTGGGGCAGCGTCGCGCGCGCCGTTGGCGGCAACTCCGTCGAGGTCGAATCCATCATCGACAACGCCGAAGCCGATCCGCATTCCTACGAGGGCACACCGCGCGATGCCGCGGCGATCAGCGACGCCGAACTCGTGGTGTTCAACGGAGGTGGCTTCGACTCCTTCGTCCAGCAGATCCTGTCCGCCACCGGCGACGGGAGCAAACCGGTCGTGGAGGCATTCCGGATCGCCGACGAAAACGAGCAGCACCACGGCGGGGCCGCCACCGAGAACGAACACCATTCCGGTCACGAGCACGGGTCTATCGGCCATGTCCCCGGGCACGGACACCATTCCTCCGCCAACGAGCACGTCTGGTACGACCTGGGCACCGTCGGCGAGGTCGCCGACCGGATCGCCGACGAGCTGGCCCGGATCCGGCCGGAAAAGGCCCACACCTTCCACGCCGCGGCAGCCGAGTTCAACGCCGAGGTCCACCGTCTGGACGAGCGCCTCGCACACATCGCGGCGAATCACCGGGGCGAGAAAGTCATCACCACGGCCCCGGTCGCCGACCTGCTCGTCGAGCGGGCCGAACTGGACGACATCACGCCGCCGTCCTTCGTTCAAGCCGCCGAGTCGGGCAGCGACCCCTCGGCGGTATCGGTCGCCGAAATCCAGGATCTCGTGGACTCGCGGCGAGCCGCCGTGTTGATCCACAACCCACAGACCGCCTCACCACTGACCGAACGACTCCGCCACCGGGCACAGCGCAACGGGATACCGGTGGTCCCCATGACCGGAACACTGCCCGTGCACAGCACCTACACGGAATGGATGCGCAGCCAGATCTCGGACCTGCAGAACGCTCTCGTCAAGAACTCCTGACAGAACCCCGACATGCACCCCGATCGAGGCCATCCCGACCGAGGAATCCCGACAGCAACCGATCCAGACAGGAACCGCTGACCCGCCATGACAGTGCAATCCGAGCAATCCGAAGAAGCCGGAGTGCCGCACTCCGACACGCAGCACCACTCCCCTCCGGCCGTCCGGCTGCGCGGGGCCCGTCTCTCCTACGGCCCCCGCACACTCTGGGACGGCCTGGATCTCGACATCGCGCCGGGCGAGTTTCTCGCGATTCTGGGCCCGAACGGATCGGGCAAGACGAGCCTGCTGCGCGTGCTGCTCGGACTGCAGCCGTTGACCGCGGGCACGGTCGAGGTGGCGGGCGCTCCCGCGCACCGCGGTACCAGCAGGGTCGGATACATCCCGCAGCAGCGTGCCCTGGAGGCCACTCTGACACTGCGCGGCAGCGATCTGGTCGGCCTCGGCTTGGACGGCCATCACTGGGGAATCGGAATCCGGCAGCGCACCGAGCGCAGGCGCCGGGTTCGGCAGGCTCTCCGAGCCGTCGAGGCCACCGGATACGCGAAAACGCCTCTCGGTCTGCTCTCCGGCGGTGAGCAGCAGCGTCTCCGTGTCGCGCAGGCCCTGGTCAGCGATCCCGATGTGCTGCTGTGTGACGAACCGCTGCTGTCACTGGACATTTCCCACCAGCGCCGGGTGAGTCGGCTGATCGCGCAGCAGGCACGCGAATCGCAGGCCGCCGTCCTGTTCGTCACGCACGAGATCAACCCCGTGCTGCCGCTGGTCGACCGGGTCCTCTACCTGGTCGACGGGCGGTTCCGGATCGGTACTCCCGACGAGGTGATGAACTCGGCGACGTTGTCCGAGTTGTACGGGACCGACATCGAGGTGGCCCGTGTCGGCGGCCGACTCGTCGTCGCCGGTGCCGAATCCGACCACGGGCAGGATCACCACATCCACGGAGGAGAACACGCATGAACCGGCTGCTCGAAGCTCTGGGGAGCATGTTCGACTTCGGCATCACGGTGGACCTGCTCGGCTATTCCTTCGTCCAACAGGCGCTGCTCGCCGCGGCGGCGCTCGGACTCGTCTCCGGCGTACTCGCACCCCTGGTGGTCACCCGCAAGATGTCCTTCGCCGTGCACGGCACGGCAGAACTCGCATTCACCGGTGCCGCCGCCGCACTCCTGCTCGGCGTCGGTGTCGGGGCGGGGGCACTGGTGGGAGCGATCGTGGCAGCGCTCCTGCTGGGGCTGCTCGGCCAGCACAGCACCGAACGGGACTCGGTGATCGGTGCGATCCTGTCGTTCGGGCTCGGTATCGGTGTGCTGCTGCTGTGGATGAACCCGGAGCGCACCGCGAACAAGTTCAGTCTGCTGGTGGGGCAGATCGTCGGCGTCGACTCGGCGGACGTGCTCCTGCTGACCGTGTGCGCGGCGCTGGTGCTCGTGGCGATGATGTTCCTCTACCGGCCGCTGCTGTTCGCCAGCGTCGACCCGGACGTCGCAGCGGCTCGCGGCGTGCCCGCCCGCATCCTGGCGCCGGTGTTTTCCCTGCTGGTCGGTGTGGCGACCGCACTGGGCGTCCATGTCGTCGGTGCCTTGCTGGTCATGGCGCTGATGGTGACTCCGGGAGCAGCCGCGGCCAGGGTGACGGCGAACCCGGTCGCGGCGACGGTGCTGGCGGTGGTCTTCGCCGAGACCGCCGTGCTGGGCGGGATCGTGCTGTCCTTGGCACCGGGAGTGCCGGTGAGTGCTTTCGTCACGATCATCTCGTTCGTCATCTACCTGGTGTGCCGCGGAATCGGCTCGGTCCGCCTTCGGCACTTCAGCCACCGGGAGCCGGTGGCTGCCACAGAGTGACGGAATCGGGCTCCGGCCGCGGACAACGGGAAGCACGGGAGCGGAAACGGCCCCGGTGAGTGGTTCGCCGGTCGGCGAACCACTCACCGGGAGAGGTCAGCTCTGCCGGGGAACCGCCATCTCACCGAGTTCGGACCAGTCATCCTGCGGGACGGTCGTGTTGACGACCCGCGGTGTCTCGGCAAGGTGCGGCGGCAGCGTCCGCTGGGCCTCCTTGAAATGATCGGACTGCACGTGCGCAGCCCCGGCCTCCTCATCGCGGAACGCCTCGACCAGCACGTACTCCGTCGAGTCCGTGACGCTGCGGGACCACTCGAACCACAGGCATCCCGGCTCGCTGCGGGTGGCCCGCGTGAACTCGTCGGCGATCTCGATCCACCGGTCGGCGTACTCGGGCAGCACGCGGAACTTCGCCGTAATGAAAATCATGGTTCCCTCCCGGTCGGTTGATCCTGTCCGGCCCCCGGAGCACCGTACTCCCACGATCTTTTCGTGAGAGCCGGCCTTCCGCGAGAGTCAGCGCAGACGACGTCTGCGGGCCACCTCGGAGAGCACCACCCCTGCGGCGACCGACGCGTTCAGCGACTCGACGCCCCCGGCCATCGGGATGGACACCGCCTGATCACAGGTCTGGCGAACCAGCCGAGACAGTCCGCGCCCTTCGGATCCGACCACGACCACCAGTGGCTCGGTGGCGAGTTCGAGATCGTCGGAATCGACGTCGGAATCCGCATCCAACCCGACAACCATCAGGCCTTGCGACTTCAGGTCCTTCAGCGAGCGGTTCAGATTGGTGGCCCTGGCCACCGGAATCCTGGCCGCGGCACCGGCACTCGTGCGCCAGGCGACCGCCGTCATTCCGGCGCTGCGACGCTGCGGAAGCAGCACACCATGGGCTCCGAAAGCCGCCGCGGAGCGCACCACCGCACCGAGATTGCGCGGGTCCGTCACCCCGTCGAGCGCCACCAGCAGCGGCGTCGTCCCGGAATTGTGGGCCTTGGTGAGCACGTCCTCCGGATGCGCGTAGTCGTACGGCGGCACCTGTAGCGCCATCCCCTGGTGCAGGGCCCCACCGGTCATCCGGTCGAGTTCACCACGCTGTACTTCCACCACGGAGATCCCGCGGTCGGCCGCCCGCTCGACGGCCTCGGTCACACGCTCGTCGGTGTCGATGCCCAACGCCACGTACAGTCCGGTGGCGGGAACACCCGCCCGGATGCACTCGGTGACCGGGTTGCGTCCGGCCACCAACTCGGGTGCGGTCTCGGCGGCCTTGCGGCGTTTCTGCTGCTGTTGCTCGGTCTGCTTCCGCGCGTCGGCGCGCTTCTTGGCGGGATGGGTGACCCGGTTCTCCGCCTTCGGCGTGGGACCCTTGCCCTGCAGCCCCTTGCGCCGCTGACCGCCGGAACCGACCACCATGCCCTTCTTGGTGCCCTGTTTACGCACCGCTCCACGGCGCTTGTCGTTGCCCGCCACGTGCTATCCGTCCTTCAATGTCCACATCGGACCGTCAGGGGTGTCCTCGACGGTGACGCCGGCGTCCTGGAGCCGATCCCGCACCAGGTCCGCGGTGGCGAAGTCACGTTCGGCGCGGGCCTTCTGGCGCTGTTCCAGCAGATTGTCCACCAGGTGTGCCAACGCGTGGTGAGCCGTGTCTCCGGCGGCAGCCTCGTCGGCCCACTGCTCGGACAACGGGTCCAGCCCGAACACGTCGGTCATCGTGCGTACCGACGCCGCCGCTCCCCGCGCGGTCGCATCGTCACCCTCGTCCAGTGCCGTGTTGCCCTCGCGCAGCACGTTGTGCACGGCGGCGATGGCCTGCGGCGTGGACAGGTCGTCGTCCATCGCCGCAGCGAACTCCTGGCACACCGTCCCATATCCGAGACTGCCGGTGCGCTGTACCACGCGCCGGAGGAACGACTCGATGCGCCGGTAGGTCGCGCTCGCCTCGTCCATCCCCGCGTCGGAGAACTCCACCGTGGACCGGTAGTGCGGGGTGACCAGGTAGTACCGCAACTCGACAGGGCGGATCCGCTGCAGCAGCGACTCGATCAGCAGGGTGTTGCCCAGTGACTTCGACATCTTCTCGCCACTGGCCGTCACCCAGGCGTTGTGCATCCAGTACTGCGCGAAACCGTCGCCCGCCGCAACCGACTGGGCACGTTCGTTCTCGTGGTGCGGGAACACCAGGTCCAGCCCGCCCCCGTGGATATCGAACTCGCTGCCCAGGTAAGTGGTGGCCATCGCCGAGCACTCCAGATGCCAGCCCGGCCTACCCGCGCCCCACGGGGTTGGCCAACTCGGCTCGCCCGGTTTGGCCGCCTTCCACAACGTGAAGTCACGCGGGTCCCGCTTGCCTGCCACCGAGCTTTCGCCCTCCTGCACCTCGTCGGGACGCTGACCGGACAGGCGCCCGTACTGCTCGGCGAACGAGGCGACCGAGAAGTACACATCGCCGCCTGCGGCGTAGGCGTGTCCCCGCCCGATCAACCGAGCGATCAGCTCGACCATCTGCGTGATGTGCCCGGTGGCGCGCGGCGTCGCCGACGGTGGCAGGCACCCCAGGCGGTCATAGGCGCGCTCGAACGCGCGCTCGTGGGTGGCGGCCCATTCCCACCAGGGTCGTCCGGCTTCGGCGGCCTTGGTGAGGATCTTGTCCTCGATGTCGGTGACATTGCGGACCAAGCGCACGTCATAGCCGCTGTGCTGCAGCCAGCGCCGGAGCACGTCGAAGTTCAGCCCACTGCGCACGTGGCCGACGTGCGGGGGACCCTGAACCGTGGCACCACAGACATAGATCGACGCCACGCCATCGCGGCGCGGGTGGAACTCGCGCGTTGTCCGGGTCGCGGTGTCATGCAGGTGCAGGCTCACACTGCGATGGTACGGGTGCGCCTCGGCACGATGTCGGGTCCGTCCCGCGGGTCACATCCGAACGTCATGAGTGGCCAGTGCCGACAGCAGCGCATCCGGCCGCTCGGAGACCGGCAGCGGGTCGACGATGGCCACTCCACAGCCGACCTCGGCGGCCCCACCATCGGCCTCCGCACTGTCGCCGACCATGAGAGCCTGCTCGGGATCCACCTCCAGCCGCTCGCAGGTGCGCAGGAACAGCTTCGGGTCGGGTTTGATCACACCCTCGACGTAGGACATCACGACCTCGTCGATCAGCTCGGCCACGCCCAGGCGCTCGAAGGCCGGACGAATGTCGAAGGCGATGTTGCTGATCACGGCGATCCGGATGCCCGCGGCATACAGGCGGCGCAGCACCTCGGCGGTGTCGGGGTAGGGGGTCCAACAGTCCGGATCGACCAGCCGCCCGTACAGTCCCTCGGCCTGCCGTTCGGTAACCCCGGAACGGCGCAACACCTCGAGGTAGACCTTGCGGTGCAACCGGGGATCGAGATCCCGGCGCTCCCAGGCGTCCTGGTACTCGTCGGGCAGGTCGGCGATCTGCCCCACCGGAGCGGTCATCCGACGCATCAGCTCGGCCTGCTCCTGGGGGTCCCACGCGTAGCCGAAGTCGTCGGTGAGGTCGTTGAACCAGGAATCGTCCTGTTCGAGGCGGAAAAGGGTTCCGGAAAAGTCGAAGAGCACGGCGCGCACGGTCACGCCGCCACGGTACGTGGCACGAGCCTCGCCGTTGCGGTCACTGCGGTGAAACTCACTCGGAAAAGAGCGCACGTTCGAGCGTTGACCGGCTGTGCTCCATTGGCGCTACAGTTGTGCTATGCAGACCATCGGACAGCGTGAACTACGCAACGACAATGCGGAGATCGTCCGCCGCGTCGAAGCGGGCGAGAGCTTCACCGTCACCCGCAACGGGGAGCCGGTCGCGGATATCGTGCCGCACCGTCCCTCCACCAAACGACGCGCGGTACCCACCGCAGAGATCGCCGACATGTTCGCTCGGACACCGGTCGACGCCGAATCCTGGAAACGCGACATCGCCGAGATGGACGTGTGGTTCGACGAGGATGACGATATCGCGGATCCCTGGGAACGAGAGGCACACAAGAAGGCCGAGCGGGAAAACCGGGACGGTTCATGACCTATTATTCGACGTCCTTGCTGGACACATCGGTTGTTATCGATTTTCCCGCCGAAGCTGTGAACGAGCATGCCGCTACCCACTCGATCTCGTCTGTCACGTTGGCCGAGCTGGCTTACGGGATGCATGCGCCCGACATTGTCGAAACCAGCCGGCGACAGGAGCGGTTTGTTCGAGTGCGTTCGACCTTCGACATCCTGCCGTTCGACGAGCACTGCGCGCATCTCTACGGCGCCTTGTCCAGTCTGGTCCGTAAGATCGGCCGTGCTCCGAAGCCACGCAGAATGGATCTGCTGATCGCGGCCGTGGCCGGGACGAACCAGCTTCCGCTCCTCACGCGGAACCCGAAGGACTTCGTCGGCCTGGAAACCGCCGTGAAGGTGATCGGGGTTTGATCGCTTCCCCGATTGCCGAGCAACCGCCTACCGGCCGACCTGCCGATCAGGCCGTCGAGGCCACCAAGGCGGTCGCGACGGCGGCGATGCCTTCACCGCGCCCGGTGATACCCAGGCCATCACTGGTCGTGCCGGAGATCGAAACCGGAGCGTCGAGGGCCTCGGACAGTATCCGCTGCGCCTCGTCACGGCGAGTGCCGATCCGGGGAGCATTGCCGATCATCTGCACCGACGCGTTTCCGATACGGAA
This Haloactinomyces albus DNA region includes the following protein-coding sequences:
- the rlmB gene encoding 23S rRNA (guanosine(2251)-2'-O)-methyltransferase RlmB, with amino-acid sequence MAGNDKRRGAVRKQGTKKGMVVGSGGQRRKGLQGKGPTPKAENRVTHPAKKRADARKQTEQQQQKRRKAAETAPELVAGRNPVTECIRAGVPATGLYVALGIDTDERVTEAVERAADRGISVVEVQRGELDRMTGGALHQGMALQVPPYDYAHPEDVLTKAHNSGTTPLLVALDGVTDPRNLGAVVRSAAAFGAHGVLLPQRRSAGMTAVAWRTSAGAAARIPVARATNLNRSLKDLKSQGLMVVGLDADSDVDSDDLELATEPLVVVVGSEGRGLSRLVRQTCDQAVSIPMAGGVESLNASVAAGVVLSEVARRRRLR
- a CDS encoding metal ABC transporter ATP-binding protein produces the protein MTVQSEQSEEAGVPHSDTQHHSPPAVRLRGARLSYGPRTLWDGLDLDIAPGEFLAILGPNGSGKTSLLRVLLGLQPLTAGTVEVAGAPAHRGTSRVGYIPQQRALEATLTLRGSDLVGLGLDGHHWGIGIRQRTERRRRVRQALRAVEATGYAKTPLGLLSGGEQQRLRVAQALVSDPDVLLCDEPLLSLDISHQRRVSRLIAQQARESQAAVLFVTHEINPVLPLVDRVLYLVDGRFRIGTPDEVMNSATLSELYGTDIEVARVGGRLVVAGAESDHGQDHHIHGGEHA
- a CDS encoding HAD family hydrolase is translated as MTVRAVLFDFSGTLFRLEQDDSWFNDLTDDFGYAWDPQEQAELMRRMTAPVGQIADLPDEYQDAWERRDLDPRLHRKVYLEVLRRSGVTERQAEGLYGRLVDPDCWTPYPDTAEVLRRLYAAGIRIAVISNIAFDIRPAFERLGVAELIDEVVMSYVEGVIKPDPKLFLRTCERLEVDPEQALMVGDSAEADGGAAEVGCGVAIVDPLPVSERPDALLSALATHDVRM
- the cysS gene encoding cysteine--tRNA ligase; protein product: MSLHLHDTATRTTREFHPRRDGVASIYVCGATVQGPPHVGHVRSGLNFDVLRRWLQHSGYDVRLVRNVTDIEDKILTKAAEAGRPWWEWAATHERAFERAYDRLGCLPPSATPRATGHITQMVELIARLIGRGHAYAAGGDVYFSVASFAEQYGRLSGQRPDEVQEGESSVAGKRDPRDFTLWKAAKPGEPSWPTPWGAGRPGWHLECSAMATTYLGSEFDIHGGGLDLVFPHHENERAQSVAAGDGFAQYWMHNAWVTASGEKMSKSLGNTLLIESLLQRIRPVELRYYLVTPHYRSTVEFSDAGMDEASATYRRIESFLRRVVQRTGSLGYGTVCQEFAAAMDDDLSTPQAIAAVHNVLREGNTALDEGDDATARGAAASVRTMTDVFGLDPLSEQWADEAAAGDTAHHALAHLVDNLLEQRQKARAERDFATADLVRDRLQDAGVTVEDTPDGPMWTLKDG
- a CDS encoding metal ABC transporter solute-binding protein, Zn/Mn family — its product is MNTVRNRRVRRSRGAAVLAGLTAVALVMTACGTGEAPEMSRGAEEELTVVTSTSMWGSVARAVGGNSVEVESIIDNAEADPHSYEGTPRDAAAISDAELVVFNGGGFDSFVQQILSATGDGSKPVVEAFRIADENEQHHGGAATENEHHSGHEHGSIGHVPGHGHHSSANEHVWYDLGTVGEVADRIADELARIRPEKAHTFHAAAAEFNAEVHRLDERLAHIAANHRGEKVITTAPVADLLVERAELDDITPPSFVQAAESGSDPSAVSVAEIQDLVDSRRAAVLIHNPQTASPLTERLRHRAQRNGIPVVPMTGTLPVHSTYTEWMRSQISDLQNALVKNS
- a CDS encoding polyamine aminopropyltransferase is translated as MSTSTDAASGHSSDSAEEVSTEERFEPTTSTPSGRFARAAVLVAVFICAACGLVYELALVALGSYLIGDTVGQASIVLSLMVFAMGIGALAAKPLQRWAATAFAIVEILLALLGGLSVLGLYAAFAWLSLYMPALIATTLVLGTLIGAEIPLLMVLLQRIRQQEAGSAVADLFAADYVGALIGGLAFPFLLLPWFGQIQGALLVGMLNAAAGLGLVITVYRRELTKRATLLLVVAALLAGGTLGGAYAFADTFEMTARQALYSDPVVHAQRTQYQEVVLTRSTSLSGRSDTRLFLNGDLQFSSVDEHRYHEALVHPAMAGEHSRVLILGGGDGLALREVLRYPDVEQVTLVEMDPAVLELARTDPRLTTLNKHAFEDPRVTAIAADAFSWLRDNEQRYDVVLVDMPDPDSTATAKLYSAEFYALLRHAMADGARVTVQSGSPYFAPKAFWCIETTMRRSGLATVPYSVSVPSFGQWGFQLARKGTSPPALRLPTNAPPLRSLDPATLRAATIFPPDRDRIPGLEVSTLMHPTILEYSRGAWQNY
- a CDS encoding putative quinol monooxygenase gives rise to the protein MIFITAKFRVLPEYADRWIEIADEFTRATRSEPGCLWFEWSRSVTDSTEYVLVEAFRDEEAGAAHVQSDHFKEAQRTLPPHLAETPRVVNTTVPQDDWSELGEMAVPRQS
- a CDS encoding LacI family DNA-binding transcriptional regulator; translation: MVRSMNARRPATLASLAAELGVSRTTVSNAYNRPDQLSPELRKRVLDTARRLGYPGPDPVARSLRTRKAGAVGLLLTENLSYAFRDPAALGFLEGLSLACEDAGSGLLLVPANPEREEVASVHRAGVDGFVVYSVPDDDPHLAAVMERPVPVVVCDQPSIDNLDRVGIDDAHAIKLMAEHLIELGHRKIGVLCMRLARARNDGPASTQRQENASFHVQRRRLAALAEAFREVGVDWEQVPVIERFDHTVSSGESAASQLLESTPEVTAIICTSDILALGALNAARNRGSRVPEDLTVTGFDGIVDAERAGLTTVRQPVLEKGRAAGRLLLDTGEPGRPREVRLETQLVTGSTAAPPRSIEERWFGP
- a CDS encoding type II toxin-antitoxin system VapC family toxin, with translation MTYYSTSLLDTSVVIDFPAEAVNEHAATHSISSVTLAELAYGMHAPDIVETSRRQERFVRVRSTFDILPFDEHCAHLYGALSSLVRKIGRAPKPRRMDLLIAAVAGTNQLPLLTRNPKDFVGLETAVKVIGV
- a CDS encoding metal ABC transporter permease, with the protein product MNRLLEALGSMFDFGITVDLLGYSFVQQALLAAAALGLVSGVLAPLVVTRKMSFAVHGTAELAFTGAAAALLLGVGVGAGALVGAIVAALLLGLLGQHSTERDSVIGAILSFGLGIGVLLLWMNPERTANKFSLLVGQIVGVDSADVLLLTVCAALVLVAMMFLYRPLLFASVDPDVAAARGVPARILAPVFSLLVGVATALGVHVVGALLVMALMVTPGAAAARVTANPVAATVLAVVFAETAVLGGIVLSLAPGVPVSAFVTIISFVIYLVCRGIGSVRLRHFSHREPVAATE
- a CDS encoding type II toxin-antitoxin system Phd/YefM family antitoxin; the protein is MQTIGQRELRNDNAEIVRRVEAGESFTVTRNGEPVADIVPHRPSTKRRAVPTAEIADMFARTPVDAESWKRDIAEMDVWFDEDDDIADPWEREAHKKAERENRDGS